The DNA region GTGTGCAGCCATGCAATCTGGTCGCGGATCTCGAACCCTGCGTTCTCGATCCCGCGCACCATCCGGTGCCAGGTGCGTGCACCACCGAACGCTGCAACATACGCCCCCGGCTTCAACGCATGCAATGCTCCCGCAGCCCACGCCGTGCACCACGTCTCGAACAACTCCGGCGCACTCATCGCACCCGTGTCGAGGTGCGGGAGGGATTCCCTGAACCCGGACGCGTCATCCCAGGCCTGTCCGTTGAAGCTCAACCCGTACGGCGGGTCAGTGACCAGAGCGTCGATGCTCGCCTCGGGCAGGAGCGGGAGGAGCTCGACCGCGTCACCGAGATAGAGCGTTGCCCGCTCATCAGCGAAGACGGGCTTCGGAAGTTCGGTCAGCGGCGGGGTGGGGTTGGACATGATCGTGGCTCCCTGCTGTTCGGGGCCTGTCCGCGCTCGTGTGCGACGAACAGGGCTACCCAGCAGGTACGGGCCAATCCGACTACGACGAGCCGACACAGCCCCAGCGTCGACGCCACGTCAGAGTCAGTCGCAGCGCGCCGAGTCCGTGATCAGCGAGGTGCCTGTGCCTCGCTGATTCCCAGCGCCAGATTTTCTCCCACACACGATCGGCAATCAACGAAGAAAGCCCCATTAACGCAGTAGTGATCGCTCGACCAGCTCTTGAGGCCCCCGGGTGCGTGTTGCGAAAGCGCTAGGGGTTAGGCCATAGCGACGTTTGAAAGCTCGGCTGGCAGCGGAGGCGTTTTGCCAGCCCACGGATCGGGCAGCCTCGGTGATGGTCACGTCAGAGGACGAGAGTAGCTCCGCCATACGGTCGGCGCGGGCGTTCCATAAGAATGCGGCGGGGCTGATCCCGAGATCTTGACGAAATAGTCGCGTTAGCTGGGACTCCGACAATGCAACTTCGCTGGCCAGGTTTTCGATCGTCCATGCGCGGCCAAGGTGCTGATGCAGGACCCGTATGGCCTCGGCAACTTGTCGATGCGGCGCTGGAGGCTGTTGAGCTGTCTTCGCCATCCGATGCTGAGATGTATTGCCTGCAAACAGGGCGACAGCTGTCAATACATCGGCAACTCGAGCCAACCTGGTGAGCTCACTTGAGACACGGCGGTCTAGTGCAGAGAGTGCACTCAACGCTGGCCGCAGCGCCTGGATTCCGCACAAGCCAACATTGAGCATGGTTGGAGCTTGCCTTCCGCTCTGCGCAACAACGAGGTGATGCGCGAGCGGGTGTTGAGGTGAAAACCACTGCAGCTGGGTTTGAA from Leucobacter sp. UCMA 4100 includes:
- a CDS encoding AraC family transcriptional regulator, encoding MIHLTDDLLFRGQRGPLMVHEMVHIKQTQQVLTDCVKVVFVTAGWSDLTFAEGTTQLGPGSVVSIPAKTWCSATPRSFTHTVTFYLHEEFIQTQLQWFSPQHPLAHHLVVAQSGRQAPTMLNVGLCGIQALRPALSALSALDRRVSSELTRLARVADVLTAVALFAGNTSQHRMAKTAQQPPAPHRQVAEAIRVLHQHLGRAWTIENLASEVALSESQLTRLFRQDLGISPAAFLWNARADRMAELLSSSDVTITEAARSVGWQNASAASRAFKRRYGLTPSAFATRTRGPQELVERSLLR